From Thermodesulfovibrionia bacterium, one genomic window encodes:
- a CDS encoding DUF2914 domain-containing protein: protein MKKHNNINWIIAVTAVLLLITAPIAYSEHTHNLEVSRLFISESMLGREPVGATKVFSYDLEKVYCFLEARDITRDTVITFAWYYGEKEVLNISLPVRKGARWRTYSSKKLAGLKGDWMVVIRDSNKTVLGKVKFIVE from the coding sequence GTGAAGAAACACAATAACATAAATTGGATAATAGCAGTTACAGCTGTTTTGCTTTTAATTACGGCCCCTATCGCTTACTCAGAGCACACTCACAATCTGGAGGTCTCCCGCCTCTTCATCTCGGAGAGCATGCTTGGCAGAGAGCCTGTCGGAGCTACAAAGGTCTTCTCATACGACCTGGAAAAGGTCTACTGTTTTCTTGAGGCGAGAGATATTACCAGAGATACAGTTATCACCTTTGCCTGGTATTACGGTGAAAAAGAGGTCTTAAATATTTCGCTCCCTGTGAGGAAAGGGGCAAGATGGCGGACATACTCCAGCAAGAAACTGGCAGGTCTCAAAGGGGACTGGATGGTTGTGATCAGGGACAGCAATAAGACTGTTCTTGGGAAGGTAAAGTTCATAGTAGAATGA
- a CDS encoding glycosyltransferase family 2 protein, producing MISIVIPTYNASRFIPNLLGSIFKQAVDDMEVIIIDDCSTDNTVELVKQYPVRLIEMERNGGPAKARNKGVRDAKGDIIFFLDSDVVVLDGTVMAVQEYFQKNPSAKCVIGICDTKSLNDGFVPHYMAMFEYIHLIGTKGGEVSVFAPRCGAMKKDFFLEIGGYNESYKGADVEDFELARRVNRTDPIMLNEKMLVRHQFANFKQAMRNYFKRTVMWVHLFFKEKKLDNAGPTAPSNGIAAICAFISFMLLLLMPAAPVLKNAVIFLLIIFFFANLKWWNFMRKEAGLFFAARALCLNYILGIDIMIAAAYGVVSYPFSKKGLAAAK from the coding sequence ATGATCTCCATAGTTATTCCAACATATAACGCTTCAAGGTTCATCCCAAATCTTCTGGGCTCCATATTCAAACAAGCTGTCGATGATATGGAAGTGATAATAATAGACGACTGCTCTACTGACAATACTGTTGAGCTTGTGAAGCAGTATCCGGTCAGGCTGATAGAGATGGAGAGGAACGGCGGCCCTGCCAAAGCAAGGAATAAAGGCGTAAGGGATGCTAAGGGAGATATCATATTCTTCCTTGATTCTGACGTAGTGGTTCTGGACGGCACTGTCATGGCGGTTCAAGAGTATTTCCAAAAGAACCCTTCTGCAAAGTGCGTGATAGGCATATGCGATACGAAGTCATTGAATGATGGTTTTGTGCCGCATTACATGGCAATGTTCGAGTATATACATCTCATAGGAACGAAAGGTGGAGAGGTAAGCGTTTTTGCTCCGAGGTGTGGGGCTATGAAGAAAGACTTCTTCCTTGAGATAGGCGGCTATAATGAGTCATACAAAGGGGCTGATGTCGAAGATTTTGAGCTTGCACGAAGGGTGAACAGGACTGACCCGATAATGCTTAACGAGAAGATGCTTGTAAGGCACCAGTTCGCGAACTTCAAACAGGCGATGCGGAACTACTTTAAGCGGACCGTCATGTGGGTTCACCTCTTCTTTAAAGAGAAGAAGCTGGATAACGCCGGCCCTACCGCGCCAAGCAATGGCATTGCTGCTATATGCGCATTTATCAGCTTCATGCTTTTATTGCTTATGCCTGCTGCGCCTGTTTTGAAGAATGCCGTTATCTTCCTTTTAATTATCTTCTTTTTTGCTAATCTAAAATGGTGGAACTTCATGCGCAAAGAGGCCGGGCTCTTTTTCGCGGCCAGGGCGCTCTGCCTGAACTACATTCTTGGAATTGATATCATGATAGCCGCTGCCTATGGGGTAGTGAGTTATCCATTCTCAAAAAAAGGACTGGCAGCAGCCAAGTAA
- a CDS encoding radical SAM protein encodes MEKNLVVLSYANASPFPYHAWTPLAILSLGAYLEEHGIDVEYFDERIHKMERFKELVSRKPLMIGLSTMTCFQIKNTIRLAKLARKISPDTLLVWGGTHPSMMAEQTLESDMVDFVVKGEGEQTLLELVTALQKGKTDFSGIDGLGWKAGKKITLNKDRDFLDIEGLPFPYEGKGKEILLEYLRRSGDTLENIGYESSRGCPHKCGFCYNVYFHKNVCRVKSVEKIRLELLKLKELGVRKMTFYDDTFLAGRKDVMANIVDLLGELDFKWIANVRINTFTPELLEKFKKGGCVYLFFGVESPDDDVLKFIRKGQNRRMIDEGIKVISQGDIPTLYSLMIGLPGETEEQMNRTLDFADEIRRRHPGAEVPIQPYVPLPGTLMYEEALQLGFKAPTHLEGWKNFTNDEVRNPWIKNPRLLHAIYINSFLAFRYDRFLRNFWSRLVFGPLHKLSLWRWKHRNYKFFVEIYMYLTYKRLGRFFIILEKMIKG; translated from the coding sequence ATGGAAAAGAATTTGGTCGTACTCTCATACGCAAACGCAAGCCCGTTCCCTTATCACGCATGGACCCCGCTTGCGATCCTCTCTCTCGGCGCATATCTTGAAGAGCACGGCATTGATGTCGAGTATTTTGACGAGAGGATACATAAGATGGAGCGGTTCAAGGAATTGGTGAGCAGGAAGCCGCTTATGATAGGACTTTCCACCATGACCTGCTTCCAGATAAAGAATACCATCAGGCTTGCGAAGCTTGCCAGAAAGATCAGCCCTGACACCCTGCTTGTCTGGGGCGGAACGCACCCGTCGATGATGGCTGAGCAGACGCTTGAGTCTGATATGGTTGACTTTGTTGTAAAGGGTGAGGGTGAACAGACGCTTCTTGAGCTTGTAACAGCGCTTCAGAAAGGCAAGACAGACTTTAGCGGCATAGACGGTCTCGGGTGGAAGGCGGGTAAGAAGATAACGTTAAACAAAGACCGCGACTTCCTTGACATAGAGGGCCTGCCGTTTCCTTATGAAGGCAAAGGCAAGGAGATACTGCTTGAGTATTTAAGAAGGTCTGGAGACACACTTGAGAATATAGGCTATGAATCCTCAAGAGGATGCCCGCATAAGTGCGGCTTCTGCTATAACGTCTATTTCCATAAAAATGTATGCCGGGTAAAGAGCGTGGAGAAGATCAGGCTGGAGCTTCTCAAGCTGAAAGAGCTCGGCGTCCGCAAGATGACCTTTTATGACGATACCTTCCTTGCCGGAAGGAAAGACGTAATGGCCAATATCGTCGATCTGCTCGGAGAACTCGATTTCAAGTGGATAGCCAATGTGAGGATAAATACCTTCACGCCCGAACTTCTGGAGAAGTTTAAGAAAGGCGGCTGTGTCTACCTCTTCTTCGGCGTTGAATCGCCTGATGATGATGTGCTTAAGTTCATCAGAAAGGGGCAGAACAGGCGCATGATAGATGAAGGCATCAAGGTCATCTCACAAGGCGATATCCCGACTCTCTACTCACTTATGATAGGCCTGCCGGGCGAGACAGAGGAGCAGATGAACAGAACCCTCGACTTTGCAGATGAGATACGCAGGAGGCATCCGGGAGCAGAGGTGCCTATACAACCGTATGTGCCACTTCCAGGGACTTTGATGTATGAAGAGGCGCTGCAGTTAGGATTTAAAGCCCCGACGCATCTTGAGGGATGGAAGAACTTTACAAATGATGAGGTCAGAAACCCATGGATAAAAAATCCAAGGTTGCTGCATGCCATTTATATAAACTCTTTCCTCGCATTCCGATATGACAGGTTCCTTAGAAATTTCTGGAGCAGGTTGGTCTTTGGCCCATTACACAAGCTCTCACTCTGGAGATGGAAGCATCGCAATTACAAATTCTTTGTTGAGATCTATATGTATCTGACTTACAAACGCCTCGGCAGGTTCTTTATTATTCTTGAGAAGATGATCAAAGGTTAG
- the mutL gene encoding DNA mismatch repair endonuclease MutL codes for MPKIALLPDSLINKIAAGEVIERPASVVRELLDNSIDAGATKIDVEVLHGGKKLMKVSDNGCGMDREDVSLCFQRHATSKISSEDDLFNISTLGFRGEALSSIASVSKVTLTTSSQDAVIGTKVEIGTRREMELADAPPLKGTTIEIRDIFYNTPARRKFLKSTPTELSHIIEAVVQKAFAYPGISFSLSHNNGEILNVHVAADLRERFGQLYGEELAEEFIEIKKEGSGMKVYGFTSGENFTRATRSHQAIFVNNRPVKNLTVNHALYNAYSHSIPSGRHPAYFIFLDVDTKKVDVNVHPAKREVRFEKPDEIHKIVSAAIYEALNPESSSGSVYASSPEATGEKKDQNFSYGRDSAGFRESLAGLVRESQTDFFASGITSDVPAYFHIGESFIAHGTNDGLLIIDQHAAHERILYEKFLNKAAVEAESLFLPLRVELPVKEFSIITKHKGFLKELGLEVEDFGGNNVIVKSMPKELKKADIKSLLLDIASNILEEETSGIKGDIDKASMLDKIAARLACHTSVRGSEPIGNEEIARMMDDLQKCKEPGKCPHGRPTKIYLSLDDLQKMFKRK; via the coding sequence ATGCCTAAAATCGCCCTTCTTCCTGACAGCCTCATTAACAAGATAGCCGCGGGCGAAGTTATAGAGCGTCCGGCATCTGTTGTAAGAGAATTGCTGGATAATTCAATTGATGCCGGAGCTACAAAGATAGATGTCGAAGTGCTGCACGGCGGGAAGAAGCTGATGAAGGTATCTGATAACGGCTGCGGCATGGACAGAGAAGATGTGTCATTATGTTTTCAAAGGCATGCTACAAGCAAGATATCATCTGAAGACGATCTCTTCAATATCTCCACTCTCGGGTTCAGAGGAGAGGCGCTTTCGTCGATAGCCTCTGTCTCAAAGGTCACTCTGACAACTTCATCTCAAGATGCAGTAATCGGTACAAAGGTTGAGATCGGGACAAGGCGCGAGATGGAGCTAGCAGATGCACCGCCTTTAAAAGGCACAACCATTGAGATTCGGGATATATTCTACAACACCCCTGCAAGAAGGAAGTTCCTCAAGAGCACGCCTACTGAACTTTCACATATAATCGAGGCCGTGGTACAGAAGGCGTTCGCCTATCCTGGGATATCCTTTTCACTCTCTCATAACAACGGTGAGATATTGAACGTTCATGTGGCAGCTGACCTCAGGGAGAGGTTTGGCCAGCTTTACGGTGAAGAGCTGGCAGAAGAGTTTATCGAAATAAAAAAAGAAGGTTCAGGCATGAAAGTCTATGGATTTACATCAGGAGAGAACTTCACAAGGGCAACAAGGAGCCACCAGGCGATATTTGTGAACAACAGACCGGTGAAGAACCTTACTGTAAATCATGCTCTCTATAATGCGTACAGCCACAGCATTCCAAGTGGCAGGCACCCGGCATACTTTATATTTCTTGATGTCGATACGAAAAAGGTTGATGTTAATGTCCACCCTGCAAAACGCGAGGTGAGGTTTGAAAAGCCTGATGAGATACATAAGATTGTCAGTGCTGCAATTTATGAGGCTCTGAATCCTGAAAGCTCTTCAGGCTCTGTCTATGCCTCATCTCCTGAAGCCACCGGAGAAAAGAAGGATCAGAATTTCAGTTACGGCCGGGACAGCGCCGGGTTCCGCGAATCCCTTGCCGGCCTTGTCAGAGAGTCCCAGACCGACTTCTTCGCGTCCGGCATCACCTCCGATGTTCCGGCATACTTTCATATAGGCGAGTCTTTTATAGCACATGGCACAAACGACGGCCTGCTTATTATTGACCAGCATGCTGCGCATGAGAGGATACTGTATGAGAAGTTCCTGAATAAGGCCGCAGTTGAAGCTGAATCGCTCTTCCTGCCTCTCAGGGTGGAACTCCCGGTCAAAGAGTTCAGCATAATTACAAAACATAAAGGCTTTCTTAAGGAACTCGGACTTGAAGTAGAGGATTTCGGCGGTAATAACGTGATAGTAAAATCAATGCCTAAAGAGCTGAAAAAGGCTGACATAAAGTCCCTGCTCCTTGATATCGCATCCAACATACTTGAAGAAGAGACATCCGGCATAAAAGGGGATATAGATAAAGCATCCATGCTTGATAAGATAGCAGCCAGGCTGGCATGCCATACATCAGTGAGGGGAAGTGAGCCGATAGGCAATGAAGAGATAGCAAGAATGATGGATGACCTCCAGAAATGCAAAGAGCCCGGCAAATGCCCGCACGGAAGGCCTACAAAGATATATTTATCCTTGGATGATCTCCAGAAGATGTTCAAGCGGAAGTAA
- the miaA gene encoding tRNA (adenosine(37)-N6)-dimethylallyltransferase MiaA, with the protein MTSPDNKPVIILLGPTSVGKTGVSILLAKALKTEIISADSMQIYRHMDIGTAKPSPDELREVKHHLIDILSPGKSFSAGLFRDSAVKLIDELHQKNKIPLIVGGTGLYIRTLTAGLFEGPSADWKLRDELLETEHAKGDGYLHSYLEKIDPEAAKKIEPNDVRRIIRALEVSLNDKKISEKQKSHTKPEPYDFIKIGLTRERKELYSLIDKRVNKMMQDGLLEEVLNLIALRPDRTAMQALGYKEMSLYIAGEVPLEEAVELIKKRTRNYAKRQMTWFRKEPDINWVDLTGLYDSNTMFEKILSDIEAIKKIVIKSH; encoded by the coding sequence ATGACCTCTCCAGATAATAAACCCGTCATCATTCTCCTCGGCCCGACTTCCGTCGGCAAGACAGGCGTATCAATCCTTCTCGCAAAGGCGCTGAAGACAGAGATCATCAGCGCTGATTCGATGCAGATCTATCGGCATATGGATATCGGCACGGCAAAGCCTTCCCCGGATGAGCTGAGAGAGGTGAAACATCACCTTATAGATATTCTTTCTCCCGGGAAATCATTCAGTGCCGGGCTTTTCAGAGACAGCGCTGTTAAGCTTATCGATGAACTTCATCAAAAAAATAAGATCCCTCTGATCGTCGGCGGGACAGGGTTATATATCAGAACACTGACAGCGGGATTATTTGAGGGGCCTTCCGCAGACTGGAAACTGAGGGATGAATTACTGGAAACTGAACATGCCAAAGGAGATGGATATCTTCACTCTTACCTTGAAAAGATTGACCCTGAGGCAGCAAAAAAGATAGAGCCGAATGATGTGAGAAGGATCATAAGGGCGCTTGAGGTATCGCTTAATGATAAGAAGATATCGGAAAAACAGAAGAGCCATACAAAGCCCGAACCGTATGATTTTATTAAGATAGGGCTTACAAGAGAGAGAAAAGAGCTTTACAGCCTGATAGATAAGCGGGTTAACAAGATGATGCAGGACGGCCTGCTGGAAGAGGTTCTGAATCTCATTGCTCTGAGGCCGGACAGGACAGCTATGCAGGCACTCGGCTATAAAGAGATGAGCCTCTATATTGCCGGAGAGGTGCCGCTTGAAGAAGCGGTTGAACTCATCAAGAAGCGGACGAGGAATTATGCGAAGAGGCAGATGACATGGTTCCGAAAAGAGCCTGATATAAATTGGGTGGACCTGACGGGATTATATGATTCAAATACGATGTTTGAAAAAATATTGAGTGATATAGAGGCAATTAAAAAGATTGTTATTAAATCTCACTAA
- a CDS encoding EamA family transporter yields the protein MGYFKIIAAILIWSSLGVFVRKAGLPTLSTVFYPAVIALVIQFLILSAKGQIKGSLKNAGSINNLLILSLIPFLFLANTLLFFFAFKHTTIANSVLTHYTAPIFVAMLAPLFLKEKIFKTTWIAIMLSSLGLWVMLGRPDFTEMLSVNNGNTRGIIAGAFSGVAYAFIILTVKGISSRFSSLFIVFVQNLVAVFVLMPFIAGTEITYQALPYLITMGLLHSTIAPILYVDGIRTVKANEAAILGYFEPVGAIILAFIFLQEAPEAMALLGGGLIILSGIMILRRKKISEI from the coding sequence ATGGGCTACTTTAAAATCATAGCGGCTATTCTTATCTGGAGTTCGCTCGGGGTATTTGTAAGAAAAGCCGGGCTGCCTACGCTCAGTACGGTCTTTTATCCGGCAGTGATCGCCCTTGTTATACAGTTCCTGATCCTTTCAGCAAAAGGGCAGATAAAAGGCTCTTTAAAGAATGCCGGCTCAATAAACAATTTATTGATCTTATCCCTTATCCCATTCCTTTTTCTTGCTAATACGCTCCTCTTCTTCTTTGCTTTCAAGCACACGACAATAGCAAACTCAGTGCTCACGCATTATACCGCCCCGATATTTGTCGCGATGCTTGCGCCGCTCTTTCTTAAAGAGAAGATATTCAAGACAACATGGATAGCTATCATGCTTTCGTCTCTGGGTTTATGGGTTATGTTAGGAAGGCCGGATTTTACCGAAATGCTTTCTGTTAACAATGGGAATACCAGAGGGATTATTGCCGGCGCCTTTTCAGGCGTTGCTTACGCATTTATAATTTTGACTGTGAAAGGGATATCTTCGAGGTTTTCATCACTCTTTATCGTTTTTGTGCAGAATTTAGTGGCTGTGTTTGTGCTGATGCCTTTTATAGCGGGTACAGAGATAACTTATCAAGCGCTTCCTTACCTCATAACAATGGGGCTTCTCCATTCAACTATCGCACCGATACTATATGTGGATGGTATCAGGACAGTTAAAGCAAATGAAGCTGCAATATTGGGTTACTTCGAACCGGTCGGTGCGATAATCCTGGCATTTATCTTTCTGCAGGAGGCCCCGGAAGCCATGGCGCTGCTTGGCGGAGGCCTGATAATCTTATCCGGGATTATGATATTGAGGCGGAAAAAAATTAGTGAGATTTAA
- the coaD gene encoding pantetheine-phosphate adenylyltransferase, which yields MKKTAIYPGTFDPITNGHIDLIKRTLKIFDSVIVAVAPSRKKKPLFTAEERIELIKSSMKGLKGARVESFDNLLVDYAESRKSIALVRGLRAVSDFEFELQMALMNRRLNANIETVFMTPSGEYIFLSSTLVKEIAFFGGSLKGLVPRAVEKALKDKFRGQKA from the coding sequence TTGAAGAAGACCGCCATATATCCTGGAACGTTTGACCCCATTACAAACGGCCACATAGACCTGATCAAAAGGACGTTAAAAATATTTGACAGCGTCATTGTCGCTGTTGCTCCGAGCCGGAAGAAGAAGCCGCTCTTTACGGCTGAAGAGAGGATAGAATTGATCAAGTCATCCATGAAAGGGCTTAAAGGCGCAAGGGTCGAGTCTTTTGACAACCTTCTCGTTGATTACGCGGAGAGCAGAAAAAGCATTGCGCTTGTAAGAGGCTTGAGGGCGGTATCTGATTTTGAGTTTGAGCTGCAGATGGCCCTTATGAACAGACGGCTTAATGCAAATATAGAGACGGTCTTTATGACCCCCAGCGGTGAATATATCTTCCTCTCATCCACCCTTGTAAAGGAGATAGCTTTTTTTGGAGGCTCGCTGAAAGGGCTTGTGCCAAGGGCTGTCGAAAAGGCTTTAAAAGATAAGTTCAGGGGACAGAAGGCGTAA
- the rsmD gene encoding 16S rRNA (guanine(966)-N(2))-methyltransferase RsmD: MKERNTDKGKSLRPTSNRVREALFDIIRSRVENAWFLDLYAGTGAVGLAAIKEGASEVFFVEVAKKNIVEINKAIEKKELSGQTKVISRKVSSFIEWAEEEGLSFDIIFLDPPYHTDEIIKAMSSIGKSGILKEDGIVIAEHFVKMELPQMFERLEKTKDYHYGDTVLSFYKISEDVKV; the protein is encoded by the coding sequence ATGAAAGAACGCAACACTGATAAAGGCAAGTCTTTAAGGCCCACCTCCAACAGGGTAAGGGAGGCCCTATTTGATATCATTAGAAGCAGGGTGGAAAATGCATGGTTCCTTGACCTTTATGCAGGCACAGGCGCTGTAGGGCTTGCCGCTATTAAAGAAGGTGCATCAGAGGTTTTTTTTGTTGAGGTGGCCAAGAAGAATATTGTTGAGATCAACAAGGCTATTGAGAAAAAAGAGCTTAGCGGGCAAACAAAGGTTATATCAAGGAAGGTGTCGTCATTTATTGAATGGGCGGAAGAAGAGGGGTTGAGCTTTGACATTATCTTCCTTGACCCCCCTTATCATACAGATGAGATAATCAAGGCTATGTCCTCCATCGGCAAGTCAGGCATTTTAAAAGAGGACGGGATTGTTATTGCTGAACATTTTGTTAAAATGGAGCTGCCTCAGATGTTTGAACGGCTTGAGAAAACAAAAGATTATCATTACGGAGATACAGTCCTGAGTTTTTACAAGATATCTGAAGATGTTAAAGTATAA
- a CDS encoding 3'-5' exonuclease, giving the protein MDRPFDEHTFVVVDVETTGTSTFDRICEIGLTKIINGEIVDKLETLINPCVNITNTIYHGIQDWMVKDAPLFTDVAGKIAGFINNTVLIAHNAPFDMRFLRYELQHLNTDLSHNAICTLKLSRQLHPDFPYHRLDYLLERYRIINECPHRAGTDADSEAKLFIAMKNKLENKGLGTLKSLKVWGLPYNHVWCENIYLKNPDNGSLLTRDDL; this is encoded by the coding sequence ATGGACAGACCTTTTGATGAGCATACATTTGTTGTTGTTGATGTTGAGACGACAGGGACTTCGACGTTTGACCGGATATGTGAAATTGGACTTACAAAGATCATTAATGGTGAAATTGTTGATAAGTTAGAGACACTTATCAACCCTTGCGTCAATATAACAAATACCATTTATCACGGCATACAGGACTGGATGGTTAAAGATGCGCCTCTCTTTACCGATGTTGCCGGGAAGATAGCAGGATTCATTAACAATACGGTTTTGATTGCACATAATGCCCCGTTTGATATGAGGTTTCTTCGATATGAACTTCAACATTTAAATACTGACCTCTCTCACAATGCTATCTGCACATTAAAGCTATCAAGACAGCTTCATCCGGATTTTCCTTATCATCGCCTTGATTATCTGCTTGAGAGGTACCGGATCATTAATGAATGCCCTCATCGTGCCGGAACAGATGCTGATTCCGAGGCAAAACTCTTTATTGCAATGAAGAATAAGCTTGAAAATAAGGGACTTGGGACATTGAAGTCCTTAAAGGTCTGGGGACTTCCGTATAATCATGTATGGTGTGAGAATATATATCTAAAAAACCCGGACAATGGCAGTCTATTGACACGAGACGATCTGTAA
- a CDS encoding PilZ domain-containing protein: MAQEAELYNVKQLKLRAEADNLHKISQLFHLSNLEKQLEGDPETWWKVVSQKHLINALNFINFQDSSILINLRHKKYDNTLSLSATPQPCIDNTLNCLWKDSSLESQNLNSYEFTNFLLSDGQELILTRAQLITIDETGIRLTLPEKSYEVSSRKIRRNSCEGIQVQFMQNGVIFSGSLVDFSAISFCVELSSDKSQSFHWINLDLQVYIILKNMGETLYSGTCEIIRQSSGQKTKTFILKPQSSQITRVKAKEFRSLRQKLSPTPNIIFTHPFTNKRTILKVFDLSGSGISVEEAQDNSVLMPGMIFPELGIEFMNSFVINCKAQVIYRKKTDKGTVLCGLAILDMAPQDQVRLSALLHQIKDSNSYVCTINVDLDELWNFFFETGFVYPKKYAFIQSQKKKFKETYEKLYTQNPDIAKHIIYQDKGKIYGHVSMFRYYDKTWILHHHAAKMSQHHKKAGLIVAEQLGHYINEFHRMYSSHMHFLACYYRPENRFPSRVYGGVAKELNDPKRCSIDKMAYFHGKKNHDAGDLPEGWVLGQTAAEDLNELDNFYEHTSGGLMIHALDLDPSMVDSVNIDNEYKRLGFKRERRLFSLKNNNILKAIFMVNISDIGLNMSDLTNCIHVLALDTEDFSCDILNIALTRLSTYYEHEEMPVLLFPHSFAEEKSIPYDKTYNLLVLGINHFDHYFKQLEKLLRIIK; the protein is encoded by the coding sequence ATGGCACAAGAGGCAGAATTATACAATGTGAAGCAGTTAAAGCTAAGGGCTGAAGCTGATAATCTTCATAAGATCTCTCAGCTGTTTCACCTATCCAACCTAGAGAAGCAACTTGAGGGTGATCCGGAGACATGGTGGAAGGTTGTAAGTCAAAAACACCTTATCAACGCTCTTAACTTTATAAATTTCCAGGACAGCAGCATCCTCATAAACTTAAGACACAAAAAGTACGATAATACCCTCTCTCTCTCTGCAACACCTCAGCCTTGCATAGATAATACATTGAATTGTTTATGGAAAGATTCATCTTTGGAAAGTCAGAATCTGAACTCATACGAATTCACTAACTTTCTGCTCTCTGACGGACAGGAGCTTATCCTAACCAGGGCACAATTGATAACTATAGATGAAACCGGAATAAGGTTAACTCTGCCGGAAAAATCTTACGAGGTAAGCTCCAGGAAGATCAGGAGAAATTCATGCGAAGGCATTCAGGTTCAGTTCATGCAGAATGGTGTGATCTTTAGCGGCTCACTAGTTGATTTCAGCGCTATATCCTTTTGTGTTGAGCTTTCCTCCGACAAGTCCCAGTCTTTCCATTGGATCAATCTGGATCTGCAGGTTTATATTATCCTGAAAAACATGGGCGAAACACTTTATTCAGGCACTTGCGAAATAATAAGGCAGTCTTCCGGTCAAAAGACCAAGACATTTATACTGAAGCCTCAAAGCAGCCAGATCACAAGGGTTAAAGCCAAAGAGTTCAGGAGCCTGAGACAGAAACTTTCACCGACTCCAAACATTATATTCACCCATCCTTTTACAAATAAGAGAACTATACTCAAAGTCTTTGACCTCTCCGGCTCCGGCATTTCCGTAGAAGAGGCTCAGGATAATTCCGTTCTAATGCCGGGAATGATCTTCCCTGAGCTTGGCATTGAATTCATGAACAGCTTTGTTATTAATTGCAAAGCGCAGGTCATCTACCGAAAGAAGACAGATAAAGGGACGGTATTATGCGGCCTCGCGATACTGGATATGGCTCCTCAGGACCAGGTTAGGCTTTCAGCTCTCCTGCATCAGATAAAAGACAGTAATTCATATGTATGCACTATAAATGTTGACCTGGATGAATTATGGAATTTCTTCTTTGAGACCGGTTTTGTCTATCCCAAAAAATATGCATTTATCCAGAGCCAGAAAAAGAAATTCAAAGAGACATATGAAAAACTCTATACTCAAAATCCCGATATTGCAAAACACATTATTTACCAGGATAAAGGAAAGATTTACGGACATGTCTCCATGTTCCGTTATTATGATAAAACCTGGATACTCCACCACCATGCGGCAAAGATGTCCCAGCATCATAAAAAAGCAGGCCTCATTGTCGCCGAGCAGCTTGGGCACTATATTAATGAGTTTCACCGCATGTATTCTTCGCATATGCACTTCCTTGCCTGTTATTACAGGCCTGAGAACAGATTCCCGAGCCGTGTTTACGGCGGAGTTGCCAAGGAATTAAATGATCCAAAGAGATGCTCAATAGACAAGATGGCTTATTTCCATGGCAAAAAAAACCATGACGCAGGCGACCTTCCTGAGGGCTGGGTTCTGGGGCAAACCGCAGCGGAAGACCTTAACGAGTTAGATAATTTCTATGAACATACTTCCGGCGGGCTTATGATCCATGCCCTTGACCTTGACCCGTCAATGGTCGATTCCGTAAACATTGACAATGAGTACAAGAGGCTGGGCTTTAAGCGGGAAAGACGCCTCTTCTCATTAAAGAATAACAATATCCTAAAAGCGATATTCATGGTAAATATCTCAGACATCGGCCTGAATATGTCTGACCTCACCAACTGCATTCATGTACTGGCGCTTGATACGGAAGACTTCAGTTGTGATATCCTTAACATAGCTCTCACAAGGCTCTCAACATACTATGAGCATGAAGAAATGCCGGTGCTGCTTTTCCCCCACTCCTTTGCTGAAGAAAAATCAATTCCTTATGATAAGACTTATAACCTGCTTGTATTAGGCATTAATCATTTCGATCATTACTTCAAACAGCTTGAGAAGTTACTGCGTATTATAAAGTAA